The following are encoded in a window of Amycolatopsis solani genomic DNA:
- a CDS encoding helix-turn-helix transcriptional regulator, giving the protein MNTLLTQVSPLHTVPAHPAARQLLDRVAADPAEPLRLAVVAPGGYGKSVLLAALDRRYREAGVDAVLVDDADRLGPDQLEELLAGADGPIVVAHRPAAVAPGWTLLQLGPLTVEDIARLMTAVTGAPADPAEATDLHARSGGVPRLAERALLGRLEDFRPELDELDDAVLRYLIAAEAGAGRNLDLLSALLDRGPDELPAVVDGARATGLLAPDDTLLPLAAAAVRDFGPPARRLTTVQRLVELQLANGLPVLDLARSLLGTGSSGASAAAAFAAAAGEALPSDPRLAAELFEAAAEAGDRSPTVTAGWARAAALSGDLDTALRLGDGMLGAADAQTRAAGAAIAATVLAHRGELARSAELYHWASRTADLPATSWAGADAFAAIALAGTGDLPGARQLLDTPSPGVAPTLFAGAATRMAGGIADSVSGCATETLSTLLGAAAMLEPALGGTLLPDSPAALAALAALHTGELALAESVLIRALEGHTGGDLLAKRHRLLLGWVAMTAGDLTKAAEHRDAVAGQPLEARDELFFATLDLGLARRASDLVGLQRSWNRAYQASMRYQTDLFSLLPLGELAIAAARTGASAKLSPQLERAHGLLTRLGEPPLWTVSLVWHELHAAITSEDAEAAKAHLATLTTHAHCGRHPRALATAAQCWLAVLSGTFAPDPIAAAAAELHDLGLRWDAARLAGQAAIRTSDRKAMVQLLEAARQFQGTAARRDQGATEPAASGTGLAALSERELEVARLVVEGLTYKQAGSKLFISGKTVEHHMARIRGKLGATDRRELLATLRELLARPDAP; this is encoded by the coding sequence TTGAACACTCTGCTCACGCAGGTTTCCCCGCTTCACACCGTCCCCGCCCATCCCGCGGCCCGTCAGCTCCTCGACCGGGTCGCGGCCGACCCCGCCGAACCGCTGCGGCTCGCCGTCGTCGCCCCCGGCGGCTACGGCAAGAGCGTGCTGCTCGCCGCGCTCGACCGCCGCTACCGGGAAGCGGGCGTCGACGCCGTGCTCGTCGACGACGCCGACCGGCTCGGCCCCGACCAGCTCGAGGAGCTGCTCGCCGGGGCGGACGGCCCGATCGTCGTCGCGCACCGGCCGGCCGCGGTGGCGCCCGGCTGGACGCTGCTGCAGCTCGGCCCGCTCACCGTCGAGGACATCGCCCGGCTGATGACGGCGGTGACGGGCGCGCCCGCCGACCCGGCGGAAGCGACCGACCTGCACGCCCGCAGCGGCGGCGTGCCGAGGCTGGCCGAGCGCGCGCTGCTCGGGCGGCTCGAGGACTTCCGGCCGGAGCTCGACGAGCTCGACGACGCCGTGCTGCGCTACCTGATCGCGGCCGAAGCCGGGGCGGGGCGCAACCTCGACCTGCTGAGCGCGCTGCTCGACCGCGGCCCCGACGAGCTGCCCGCCGTCGTCGACGGCGCCCGCGCGACCGGCCTGCTCGCCCCGGACGACACGCTGCTACCCCTGGCCGCGGCCGCCGTCCGCGACTTCGGGCCGCCCGCCCGCCGGCTGACGACGGTGCAGCGGCTGGTCGAGCTCCAGCTGGCGAACGGCCTGCCGGTGCTCGACCTGGCGCGGTCCCTGCTCGGCACGGGCAGCTCCGGCGCGTCCGCGGCCGCGGCCTTCGCGGCGGCGGCCGGGGAAGCACTGCCGTCCGACCCTCGGCTGGCGGCCGAGCTGTTCGAGGCCGCCGCCGAAGCGGGCGACCGGTCGCCGACGGTGACCGCGGGCTGGGCCCGCGCGGCGGCGTTGTCCGGCGACCTCGACACGGCCCTGCGCCTCGGCGACGGCATGCTCGGCGCGGCCGACGCGCAGACCCGGGCGGCCGGCGCCGCGATCGCCGCGACGGTGCTGGCGCACCGGGGCGAACTGGCCCGCAGCGCGGAGCTGTACCACTGGGCCTCCCGCACGGCCGACCTCCCCGCGACGAGCTGGGCGGGCGCGGACGCGTTCGCGGCCATCGCCCTCGCGGGGACCGGCGACCTGCCCGGCGCCCGCCAGCTGCTCGACACCCCCTCCCCCGGCGTCGCCCCGACGTTGTTCGCGGGCGCGGCGACCCGCATGGCGGGCGGCATCGCGGATTCGGTGTCCGGCTGCGCGACGGAGACGTTGTCCACGTTGCTGGGCGCGGCAGCGATGCTGGAGCCGGCTCTGGGCGGCACGTTGCTGCCGGACAGCCCGGCCGCGCTCGCCGCACTGGCCGCGCTGCACACCGGCGAGCTGGCGCTGGCGGAGTCGGTGCTGATCAGGGCGTTGGAGGGCCACACGGGTGGCGACCTCCTGGCGAAGCGCCACCGCCTGCTCCTCGGCTGGGTGGCGATGACGGCCGGCGACCTGACGAAGGCGGCGGAACACCGCGACGCCGTCGCCGGGCAGCCGCTGGAAGCCCGCGACGAGCTGTTCTTCGCGACGCTGGACCTGGGTCTGGCCCGCCGGGCGAGCGACCTCGTCGGGCTGCAGCGGTCGTGGAACCGCGCGTACCAGGCGTCGATGCGGTACCAGACGGACCTGTTTTCGTTGCTGCCCTTGGGTGAACTGGCGATCGCGGCGGCCCGCACGGGTGCGTCCGCCAAGCTGTCCCCCCAGCTCGAGCGCGCCCACGGTCTTTTGACCCGCCTCGGCGAGCCTCCACTGTGGACGGTGTCGCTGGTCTGGCACGAACTGCACGCGGCGATCACGTCGGAGGACGCGGAAGCGGCGAAGGCCCACCTGGCGACACTGACAACACACGCCCACTGCGGCCGCCACCCCCGAGCCCTGGCCACGGCGGCCCAGTGCTGGCTGGCGGTGCTGAGCGGAACGTTCGCCCCGGACCCGATCGCGGCGGCGGCCGCGGAACTCCACGACTTGGGCCTCCGCTGGGACGCGGCCCGTTTGGCCGGCCAGGCGGCGATCCGCACGTCCGACCGGAAGGCGATGGTCCAGCTCCTGGAAGCGGCCCGCCAGTTCCAGGGCACGGCGGCCCGCCGCGACCAGGGAGCGACGGAGCCGGCCGCGTCGGGAACCGGCCTGGCGGCGCTGAGCGAGCGCGAGCTGGAGGTCGCCCGCCTGGTCGTGGAGGGGCTGACGTACAAGCAGGCGGGGAGCAAGCTGTTCATTTCCGGGAAGACGGTGGAGCACCACATGGCCCGGATCAGGGGAAAGCTGGGGGCGACGGACCGGCGCGAGTTGCTGGCGACACTGCGGGAACTGCTGGCACGGCCGGACGCCCCCTGA